Part of the Oryzias melastigma strain HK-1 linkage group LG11, ASM292280v2, whole genome shotgun sequence genome, acaatctaagttcataataagaaaactctaatgaccGAGCAATCTAGCAGCaattaaatgcatcacttatgCACGATTCTTGGAGACgggaaaagagtctcacatcagatttgtgcttaaatgcggttttgtgtgtgcatgacAAGCAATTCGTGCGTAATTTTCAAAGATTGTGTGTAGTTATTtccaagctgttgtaattttaagttgtgtgtttaaattgtgttttgcatttttttgtttaatttttgtacttGTATACAAAAAGGATTGTATAAGTcagaaatcaagaattacacacaaaaaatcagggtgatactattttctctccataaagaactcctaaaaaagaaaattgattgTAGTTTTTCAAGTATCTTCTTTGTTTTATATGTATCATGGAACAGTCAactatcaaaataatcaaatacaGTTCTGTTAAAGCTACACTTTATCTAGATTACACTGCACTTTAACATTGTTTTGGGAGAAACTAACTATCTAatagtaatgaaaaaaaaattactgagtttttttttttttttaatgtagtgaCTGGTAACGGTTGTGCTCCGACCtacaaaactaacatttttttcagatgctGCTTCTTTCGTGGTGTTTTCCTATGACTGCAGAGCGATCAGACGTCTCTGGTCTGCATGGTTTGCTAGTTCAGCACAAGCTCTGCTCATTAATTCTTTATCGagcttaaatttatttttaaaagtgtgttaGAGTAGgaaatgaacaaaatattttgagaaaaaaactcagaggGACCAAATAGAAAAACTTATGCTAAATAAAACCTTCCTTTCAcaagatttttttcctaatattttagaaattgtgAGGATGTCTTGCctgaaaataccaaaaaaaaccaCATCAAGTCTGAGCTTTTAAACTGACAATTACTGGATGAACTGCATTTCCTTTTTTGAGtctatttttgccaaattttatgtttagtttttaatttcaaaattccTTAGTTGTGTGGGATTTCTATGTTTTGACATTATTCAATAAGCTCAGCAGCTCTTTCATGCACAAAAGCGCTATATGACTACATTCCAATGCATGAACACTGCAGAAGAATGAGGAAACGTAAAAGGATGATTGAACAAAAGGGAGGTTGAATAGATATGCTGCTCTGGAGCTTTTCAGaaagtgaaaacatttgtatttttttacattttataaaaatatgacGCAATTTGAAAGTATCAAAAGctgcttaatttttttcttaagaaattGCTGAATAGATATTACatattgaaaacatttattttaactgctGCATCTCatcttaaaataatttgcattCTTCTTTGGTCTCTAGggcattttcaaaataaaagctgacacTTTCCTCATACTAACCATGTTATCACCTTCCTCAGGTACAAAAGAAtgcactttctaaaaaaaaatagctcaaaaattAAACCAACTGGCAGTTTTTCCAAGTGCTCAAACCTTCCTCAAATGCTTCCTGGCTCtcttcaacatttcatttatcTACAAGTCACCTTGACcatgaacacattttcactcGGCAGCTGCCacttgatatatatatttttatgttacatccagattaaaaaaaagtatattagtCAAAACTCTGTGAATGTTTAAGTATATTAATATGAATTGTTTTTTGCACTTTCACTGAAATCTAAACAATGTGTAAAAACAGGAGCAAGAATCACACAGACAAGATAATTATTTCAGTcagaaatgtattaaattaatCACTTTTCATTACTTTAACAAGCACAATTTACAGTCGAAAACAGGCTATGGTCCATTAGTGCCTTAGACAAGTAATTACATTAGTCACTTGTAAAACACGAGGGCTGGATACTCTCAAACTGCCAACAAGTCAGGTCaacctcttgttttttttttctttttttaacagaaatttaTACACGAATGTGCTTTAAGCCCTTCATAATTTTACAGAGCTAGGGATAAAagcatgttattttttattagaaatatctCAGAGACCTGCGCAACATGTTTTTCTATTGAAGTCTGTCTTTTCAGGTCTgccatttttatttgcttatgtttaaatttacagctttttctgattcaaaataaaagacgacCCTCTGACCGAGCAACAGGTTGCTCAGAATGAGGATCCAAGTCTTGCTATGTCCAATAGAACCGTTCCGCTTAAccctacaaaaaaaagttgtgcatTTTCAACCCCATCACTCCTGTCCAGACCAGAAGTGCAAATGATTTGCTGCTTCCATGTCCTGGAACTCTGAACCAAAAGAGAAAACGCTCCACTAAAGTTCATTTAGTCTTTCGAAGATTACAAATGGTTATCACAGCACAAATAATATTGTAGCGTTaccaggaaaaacaaacaaaaaaaaagcttttaaaaatcaaaaaacaatgataaaaggGCCACAGAATATCACTCTTAAAGATGGAACTTTAAATATGCCACAGTAATCTCAatccaataaataaacatgtgtTAAGGTGATATATATTAAAGCAGATCTTGTCATTTCTtccaaattatgcaaaaaacaaaaggcaTGTAGTACAGAATCCACACTGAGAAGTGACTTTGAAGGCTCCcgcccaaaaaaaacaaacaaaaaaaacagacattataCTATTGTTGAACAGACAGATTTTAAACAACAGGTAACTAACAAAGATCTctgattttactaaaataatcaaacattttaggtcgatttaagaaaaaaaaaaaaaaaaaaaaaaacgttcagaaCCTGTTGGGGTCCCATCCCCAAAGAGTCATCCATTTTGTTGCATAATACAATTTGAATTTGGACTAGAGTTCCTTTGACCGAGTCTTTCTATGATGGTAACTTCCCGATAACTGAAGTGtcaaaacaacagttttccATTTATGGAGGTAAGAAgaattaaataattgaaatcCTAGAAAACAGGGAggggaattttattttaaatactgcaGCTTTCAAGGTGGCTGGAATGTTGACCCTATTTAGCCCCTTGTTTCAAACGCGACGCTGACCCCTCTGCTCACACGGTGACGGTTGAGGTAAGGAAGATCTGTGCAATCTGTGTGCTAGTTATGCACTGTACTGGAGCATTGAGAAGTTCTTAATAGGATTGTTCAGAGCCACGCCAGCTTCTTCCATTTTGTACCTGTgaatgaaaagacaaaacatccATGAGTTCTTTtcaattttcagaaatgtagcaTTAAAGTAATCATCATTTATATCACTGCTGACCAGTCAGAGGTGGAGATAATGTAGTAGACTGGGAAATCGATGGAGCTGGAAAGACAGCTGAGGTCCTCCAGGCCACAGGTCCCCATGTTGGAGAAGATGAGCCAGTCTCCCACACTGAGCTCCGGCAACAGGCAGTGGTCCACCACCTGGTCCAGCTGGTCCAGAGATGGACCCCACAGGCTGCTGGGATACACGGCCTCCTCAGCACAGAGAtcatgctgcagacaggaaACGACAGATTTTAACAGACCACacttaaaactaaatgttttcttctaaaTTCCTGGACCTCTTCCTCTTTTCATTAgtctaaaacaaatttaatagaattttttttagctctacAGATAATGCATTTGAATTACCAGCTCAAAATAAGCAAACACCTCTATATTGGAccaagaaaattaaatttctgcAATAATTCTCTATTATTGCAAACCATTTTTGATGCATAACATTATCATTGCTggaattctcttttttttttaaagtttcagttaTATGTCACAGAACAGCAAGAAACCTAAAAGCCGTTAAACTCTACAGGTTTCAGTTCCTGGCATTCATTTGTCACAGTGTacataaagctgtttttgtacGGTAGCTATGCAGGAGAAAACTAAATGATATAAGCACAACACATTGACAGTCAAAACAAACCAGAAGTGGAGAGTGACGTGAAAACCTTCTTAAACACATGATCAAATACGCGTTTGAGGCGGCATGAACTTGTGGGGAAAACCCAAACAGCAAATCATGACAACTAACAATAGAAATGAAAATCAAACGTTTGGCCTTCAACTTGGTGTCACTTTTTGCATCCTGCAATGAGGATAAAACGAAttggaataaataaagttgattcgCTACAGTTATTCTGTGGATCATAACTATAACACTATTGAGACGTAAATcacaaaacaacattaaactACTGGAGTTAACTCCCTGTTATAAAGTGATAGTGTGCATTTACTTTTCCACACCCTACCATATCATTTAGTCACAATGTGATActgtgtgaggggttgtaatttaactaatctaaccAACTGATTGATAAGAACCAGGGGTTTAGTtctgtgtcctagaaaacatcagGAAGTTCCTTTCTaatgtttaactatttttttccttttaattgtGGAACAAATGACACGTCTGAGTAAAGGTGCTGACTTTAACTAGTCAAAAGTATTCCAAACATTTCGGTCAGCgaatcattttctttgttttcattatgtCTTCATGTACTAATGTACTTAATGTATTGGggcaaatttaattaaaaaaatgtgaagaaaaaacaatctttaagcGGAATCTTGAAgggtaaaaatgaagaaaaggtgaattaaaaaatggacaACTATAaagggattgtttttttttccagaataaatttgAAATCATAAACATCAGAACTTACCTTGTGCAGTGAAGGGGCAGCAATGGTGTTTCCAAGCAACTTATGGCTGAATGGGCCATAAACGCCTTCGTTCATGTAGTACAGGAACTCTGTATCCTCTCTCTTCTCGCCTGAGTTTATATATAGAAACAAATCTAATGACCATCCCAGacgcaacaaaaacatgtacaaaCTCCAGATTGAGTCCTTGAACATCTACATTATCGAAATAAATAAGGTCACAGAGGAAAAACATGACTATCATCACTGACAGAATGAAGCACCTTGAGATAAGCAGTTCCAGCTCTGGGTCTTTATCTTTTTGCCAATTATGTTTACTGCAAGGCTGAAAGCCGACGCCACGTAGAAGCTGCCAGGTTGGGCCAACACTTGCACGCCGGAAAGCTGGGGAAAATAGGCATCCAGCAGGGTCCTGATTGCAGACTCAACCTGCATTAAGAACAAGTACATTGACAAGGCGTTTTGAGAATGATCAGACCAAGtcttgctaaaaatattttgtatttatagaaaatgtgaaactttTTAAGTTGACAAAAAGAGAATTGAAGTACATTTATCAAATTGCTTCCaaccaaaaatatacattaacaatacagtatatttatttctaaaagagaggttcataaaaataaaaaaaagtttatttttttaaatcaaatcgtATTGTAGTCTCCATTCACACtcacctgtttgagctgaaaCTCTGAGCCAGTAAATCCTCCACCAATGTCTAGGATGTTCATATTGAAGCCGAGATCCAACTtgggagaaaaacacaaacaatatcTATTAGCATTTTAGAAGACTACATTTAAATTAAGACAGAATGTCTTCTTTATAAAGCTTTCAGAATAACGCTCACCCCCATGTCAAACACACAGCGAGCGTCGGACAGAGCATGAGTGTACGCCTGTTGGAGGTCTTCGCAAGAGCTTGGGATGTGGAACGATGCTCCAACCACATCGATGCCCAGATCCTTGGCCTTCTCCAGCAGGTGCCGACAGTTCTTCAGAGAGAAGCCAAATGCCATGCTGTTCTCAGCTGCCTGAGCCTCAGTGGTCAACTGCAGCAGCAATCtatgtggggaaaaaagaatGCAAACATCAGCAAGGTGACATGTATTTCAAAGTTTCTGCTGTATGAAATAGACTTCAGCAAACAGTTCTCACTTTGCATTGGGGTGCAGACGGGCGATTTTGGACAGCTCTGCCTCGTTTTCACACACAAGATGCTGGATGTTGTTCTTGGCAGCGTACTTGATGTGTGCCAGCTGCTTGAATCCACTCGACAGAATGATGTTTTCTGGAGGCACGCCATGTTCCAGGACCAGGCTAACTTCAGCCTAGtgacaagaagaaaaaactttcaGCAAAGTCTATTACATCACCGTAAAATCACCATTTAGACAATCATCAAAGTACAATCGTGGTTGCATAAGTTGAGATAAAAGTCATTAGATGATGAAAATTTAATTGAGTGCTTATGATGATGAAATATCAGGTGCATTCTTTAGAGGATTATTATGCAGTGCAgctaaatgaaccaaaactgatgtggttctttttcttttttaggaaaTGCCCACCTTGTTGGCACAAACGAAGCCCAGCCCCAAGGAAGCCAAAACTTCAATGACAACAGGGCTGCTGTTGCACTTGACCGGGTAGTATGGCAGCACCTGTGGCACCACACTCTGCCAGCATGCGTGCTGCTGCATCAGAGCACCGAGGTCCCCCACAACAAACGCACTCTTCTCCATCTAAACACACACAAGGAATGAAAAATCCACTGTAAATGTTGTTGCTTTTAACAAGACAAGATCAACTCTGAAAAGTTTGAACAAGAGTGAAATTGAAAAACCAACCACAGTCTGTTCACAGATGTGTCCGTCGATGACGTCTTCCAGGGTGACACTCCCTTCAAGGAGTTCAATGATGTAGTTGGGCTTGTCAGCAAATCCTTTCATCTTTAACAGTATTCCACGAAGCCGGTGatcataaaaacagataaacaagTCAAGGGGTCACGACTGAGCCAACTGGGTCCTACCGGTATGcaacaaactgaaaaagaagCAAGATGAAACACgacaattaattaaaacattccATGAAGTCAGAGTCAGTACTGAGAATTGTTTGCGCTGCAGCTACTGAGAATTTAGCTTTCTGTTGCTTGCTAAAACCAAAAGGGTACATtgtttaatatataaataaagaagctAATGAAAGAAAACTTAAAGTCTTAACAATTCTACAAATTTCTATAAATTAGTTGTACATGTAAATGAgtatttttcacataaaaagataaaatgtactAACATGGACAAGTCAGGAGATGGACCTGTCCCGCTATCAGCTAGGATCCCAAGGAGGCTCAGCGTTAAAGTCAAACTGCTCCCGGTAAAGAGCCGCCCCTAGGCCCTCCGGGTAGCGCTCATACACCGGTGCAGAGACAGGGGAGCCCTGAGGAAGAACAACAATAAGGCAATACATTGTTAATTATATAgattatattttaagatttttattttaaatcacactAAACCTAAAATACAATAGTTAAAAATCGACTTCCTATTTGTTTGTAATGACATAATTATCCGCTACTTTATTTCACTTCTTGTAAAGGGTCAACCTCAACTTGCTAAATAACTTGCTAGCCAAATCACGCGCATGCGTTGTAAGCAAAAACAATGAGTGACAAGTTGACAAATTAGATATTAACATAGTGCGTCACAGTGGTATAAAACTACACATTCTCCACATAAGTAAGACGGTTGGTTTAATAAACTCGTGAAAACAATCCACTCGTGCCAGAATGCTACCGCGAGAAAACGGCTTTGCTAAATAGGACTATGGCCAAATGAGCCGCTAAGCTTGAGCGGGTTATACACAGCCCGTCGACTAGAGATGGCCGAGGGAACAGTGTTAAAATGTGAGAGGAAAATTTAGGCCTTAATTTATACACTagtaataaagaaacacaaaaataataccACTTTACGAGTAAATAGTAGGTTTAACTTTAACAAATCGTGTCAAAAAGGAGAGTAAAAGACATTGCTGTCATGTGTGGACAAGACGCTGGAAAGACAAGCCCGCCATGTTACGTCCGCCTGCTAGATTCTAGGAACTCAAGCGACCGGGTTTCTTCTGTACTCACGTGAGATAACGGCCGAAAGGTTTTGGAAAATCGTCTTCTCTTTTTCGGCGGAATTTTTAAAGAGTAGTGGGAACACcggtgaaagaaagaaaggcgGCCCTTTTTGCCATATGTTTGGACGGAGAACGCGCGGCGCTCGTGTGGTGCCTTCTATGTCGGCTGGTGGGTGGAGAACTACTGAGAGGGACGACGAGTGCAAGGGAAGTAAGGCAATCAACGGTCCGTGGGCGGGGCTTAGCGTTCGGTTCAGCCCATGAGCGCCCGGCATTTTGGGAAGATACCAAATATGTATTTCCGAACGAAATACTGTCCGCAGTACATCCGCGAAGTTTATTTGGATTACATAACCATAAAACGTTCCATAAAAGGTCGCCCAGTAAGCTAACTTAAGCTCATTTCTGTAAGACtactgaaaacaaatgtaatatttatagAAGTACTTAGAAACGTCACATTTGTTGGccctttaaatacaaattttcttAGCAAAAAAGTAGTATACTTTTATAAAGTACTTTTGAGTATAAGAATAGCAAGTCTACAACATACCATGTGGAGTAGTGTAGGCAGTATACTAATTTAAttcttcttcagactaaattggaagaCTTTAGTTGACAATATATAAAGAGTATATACTTAAACTTGTATAGGCTACTACCGTAGTTTTAGTACAGACTAAGTTTACTGgtagtacacttaaatagactactttttgATAATTGTTGTTTACAGtcaatacatgtttaaaatTGTTCTGGTCGTTCATGTACAATGGTTTGGCCCAGCTTGCTGTGCAGATAAGTTTTGTTGTAGGGAATTTgttaaaatatccaaaatacatatatattttaaaactattttaactatTGAATATTTTCTGCATAATAAAAGATTTTGTATATGGCTGTGAACGTTAGAAATATGTATCATTTACCTTTTTAATCAAGTCACAATTAATCATTGATAGGCTTATATATCTATGTATAAATATACTTCTCTTTTGTTTGTCCtaatttgttttgattgtttgaaataagCCAATTCCAAAATTTCAAATTCCAAATGTTGTGTCctttaaaaactattatttacaacagacttttattcatgattatatCAAGCAAATTGAAACAGTTTGCATACTGgaattattctattctattctattctattctattctattctattctattctattctattctattctattctattctattctattctattctactctattctactctattttgtaaaactttgttttaaaccaatCTCTCATTGTTTGGGAGTGTTATACGGCACAAAGTTATTTATACTGCTTCGAACAataacacaattatttcaaagagGGAAAAACATGGCATCTTATTGGTCTTTTAAATAATATGTCCTTCTTCCACCCTGATCCAGATATGACCAACCTTGGGTGTGAAGCCAGATTCGCAAGTGCAAGAAATGTATTGTTTGTAAGTCCTTCTCCTTGGTGCTGCATTAGGCAACTCTATAGCTGATTGCTGTATTTTTAGACCCTTGTACTGGAGAGCTTTGTACCTGGGAGTTGGTGTGGAAACTGTAACACAAATAGGCCTCAAGatagaaacattttcaaagtcTGTCTGCTTGTGTTGTGTGGAATATAGGGATTAAAACTTACAAacttccagattttttttctttttttttgtacctttttAACCGTATTCTACCGTGCCTCAGCTATTATGAAACAAGTCAACGCTGGAGCCCTGCTCAATGAGCAGAAGGTAATTGTATAAATTGTATGTCGACTTGTTAAAACCAAATCAGAACAATTCTGCCTGTTTCCTAAAAGGTaggatttgtttttctccaccacacagctgtgtttttgtgacGGCATCAtagttttatctttattttatgactCTGATAAAGTTGCCTGGTCACAAAATACCTGATTTAAGCATTTATAACTGCAAACTATCAACGGCTAAACCTTTCcaaagcaaatattttgcaGGTTTTTGTATAATTAAGCAAATTTACTCACATGTAGGCCACAACTGAGCCGTGTTTTAGTCATGTAAACTGACAGAAAtgcacatacatttttttagatgagAGGGGTAGAATGTTAATGTTTAGCCCTAAGATTTTGTAATAATGCTGTCATTATGAATCAAAATCGTTAATGTTTCAGTTGCTAATAAAAGCTAAAAGGCAGCCAGTAAATATGCTATGcagataaaattaaaataattttatttttttattttttgtacagaACACTGTGGACCTATGTACCCTTTCAATGTTAAGTTAAAGAAGTGTATTTTTAGTCAGTTGCTAATGTTGTCCTTAGAAATATCTAATCTTGATACAGACTTATCAGTAAAAGAGAGCGTATATATAATTAATGTAtgagaataaataaatctaatttaaaaacatattcaatGTTTACAGGGGAATAATCCTAGACCGTTAATAAGAACGATATCCATGTCAAtgggaataaaataaacaacttaaacTCCAAATATCTGAATTATTTTAGGTATGTTGCCATCTAGAGGTTTATGTTGGAAGTGGAAAAGTGTTTCACCAGATTAGGTAGTCATTGTTAATACCGATTAAGCTTTTCAAAATGTGACGTTGGTACAATAGGGTGGAATTATTGAGGAAAATATCACGTAAGACTTTCCACGTGTTCCCATATTTCATAATACAACCGTCCCAGCTCTTTGATTACACTTCTTTAAAGagctccattaaaaaaaatcgacatgttttgaaaatatctaaaaataaagtttagtttagTATAAGtgtgtcaaaaataaacaaataaatccgAACAGTCTATTGATgtagtcaagaaaaaaaaaacaaaaaaaaacaggcttgaTCACGTGACTGCAGAAGTGCGCAGTAACCCTCTGCGCAGATGCAGAACGACTTCTCTGATCAGCTGACTGTGAGCGTGATGCTCAATTGAAGGACTTCTGTATGTAAACCCTGTTATTAATGTTCCACGTTATGTAAGCTTCatttctcttcctgttttacGCATTTTAAATTAGGCCCTGAAAGATTTCCGCACGTTGGTGAGTACAAAAATCCTTAACTTCGTTGTCGTGAGAGCATTATGCTGCGATGAACACACTGTTCGCCTCTGGAGAAGCTAACCATAAGCCTCAACGCgtctttaaatgtgatttttttaaaaatggtttattgaCGATTCATGTTCCGGGGGTGATCGGTGAGCAGAAGCTCTCAGTCATGTGGTGTTCACGctgttaaattaagaaaaaggtTTCGTCGAGTTGTCTTTTTGCGGAACTGATCACATGACCACCAGCCAGCAGACACTCCATGGTTTGCAGCATGTGGTTGTGACCTCTCCATAAGAACTGCCCGGGATTTTATGCATATATTATCCACATTTAAAACCAAGCAGGTCAACTTGGTTcttcatctggacaaaaaaggAGAGATCTAATCTAAAACCTTTACTATAGAAACCAATTTAAATTTCTGATCTTAATATTTTGATCTGCCAAACAAGATAAATAAAGACTAATTTAAGTAAAGCATCTCCAGCAGATGTCTTGCAGAGAATGTACTAATGAATCATGCCCTcctttttgtttacactctacATGTGGTATctcaatttaaatttttctcCCACTCTCCAGTTCCACTGACTTCACTCATCATTTGGGTGAACGGAGTTTCTGCCAGCAGCCATGACAGAATTCTGGTTGATTTCTGCTCCGGGGGAGAAGACATGCCAGCAGACATGGGACAAACTGATGGTGGCCACAACACGAACCAACAACTTGTCCACGAACCACAAGCTAAACATCCCAGACCTTAAGGTAAGGGACACAGGATTCCAGCAATTTGgttaaaatctcaatttttggGTCACAGTATTGTTTTGTGTATCACAAAAcgacaataaaaaaactacagataaatatttttttttgtttgctgaaaAGCAAGTGAAGAAAATCCCTTCAATTCACTCTTAGTAAGCcttgtaataaaacaataaataataaatcctttttaaatttGGGAGTAGGAGGGAAGCAACACATTTTGCCCACAATTGTGTGAAATGAAGCAACATACGGTTCAATTTTTGATCCAGAATTGTGGCATCCCTTGTTATTACTGTAGGAAACCatcttatttttgtgttttgttgtctgttttGGTTCCAACAGGTTGGAACTTTAGATGTGTTGGTGGGTCTGTCAGATGAGCTCGCAAAACTGGACACTTTTGTTGAAAggtacatttttctgatgtttgacaaaaactcaagttttacattttttattttgaacaacgACAAtgttttagaacattttagtAATTACAAAACATTCTCTTGTCTGTTAGTGTTGTGAAGAAGGTAGCTCAGTATATGGCGGATGTCCTCGAGGACAGTCGTGACAAAGTGCAGGAGAACCTACTGGCTAATGGAGGTAAGCGCTTctattttattcagaaaaaggaaaaaattaaaacaaacacagtctGTACCGTCACTTAAACCTGAAGAAATCTGCTTAAACTAATGGATTTCATTGATTTGTATTTGTTGCAGTTGACTTGGTCACATACATCACCAGATTCCAGTGGGACATGGCAAAGTACCCAATCAAACAATCACTGAAAAATATCTCTGAGATCATCTCCAAGGTAACTTAAAATAGTAAAACTCAAGTtagttctgcttttattttgaaaatatttaaaaaatgatgtataTTTTTTGCCATAAAACAGCAGTAATTCtttatctttgcaaaaaaagCTACTAAacatatgaaatatttgttacaaatttgtaaatgttttttgtgtatacatttgttttttttagcaagtgACTCAGATTGACACGGATCTGAAGGCCAGGGCTTCTGCTTACAACAACCTTAAAGGAAACCTGC contains:
- the azin1b gene encoding antizyme inhibitor 1b; this encodes MKGFADKPNYIIELLEGSVTLEDVIDGHICEQTVMEKSAFVVGDLGALMQQHACWQSVVPQVLPYYPVKCNSSPVVIEVLASLGLGFVCANKAEVSLVLEHGVPPENIILSSGFKQLAHIKYAAKNNIQHLVCENEAELSKIARLHPNAKLLLQLTTEAQAAENSMAFGFSLKNCRHLLEKAKDLGIDVVGASFHIPSSCEDLQQAYTHALSDARCVFDMGLDLGFNMNILDIGGGFTGSEFQLKQVESAIRTLLDAYFPQLSGVQVLAQPGSFYVASAFSLAVNIIGKKIKTQSWNCLSQGEKREDTEFLYYMNEGVYGPFSHKLLGNTIAAPSLHKHDLCAEEAVYPSSLWGPSLDQLDQVVDHCLLPELSVGDWLIFSNMGTCGLEDLSCLSSSIDFPVYYIISTSDWYKMEEAGVALNNPIKNFSMLQYSA